The DNA region TAATTAATGGTATTGTTCAGTCTTGTGtatcaatatattatatatgttaccCAACACATCTTGACGTATAATACATCTGAGGACATgcaaatttattttgaacaagTTTCTGTACATAGTTATTGACATAAAAAGATTATAAAGCACAACACTACTGTTTCAATTCTCAATGTTAAAGAGGAGAAaatgtatcaatgctaatgtgAAATGTTTCACAATATATAAACGAAAGGAAAGTCATATATACCTTGTTGGTTGAAGAGTCATTCTATCTgagtaagtccagatgtgaaCCGTCCAGATGCCTGACTACACTGCTCCAGTAACACTCCCTTACTCTCCTCAGTCTGACTCTGACTCGCCCTCTTCTACGGTAGGGAACTGCAATTAAAAGGATGTCAGCCAACTTCAGTCTTtatgctctctttttctctctctttctctctctctctctctctctctctctctctctctctctctcctgtttttCCCCTGCCCTCCTCTGAAGATCACACACGTCAATGTGTTTGTGATTTGGCGTAGTTAGTGTTTATTTGCTTGATGTTTTATCATTGGATAAAGATTTTCCAGTATGCAGCCACTTGAGCTGAtcccaaccgactttactgtctttcagaggctgtagcaagTTCCTTTTAAGGGCTAGAGTGAAGGGAATGATATCAAatggaactagaaaaccgaaggaatccattagtaccaaccatgctaGAAGTCATGCCatcttgtcaggaaggaggataaataacgctcgaaATTTGGGCTGAATTttggaaaggaaaaactggtatgatcattttcaaaggggtcccttgacctctgacctcaatatatgtgactgtaaatgggttctatgggtacccacgagtacCTATGGGtaccccctttacagacatgcccactttatgataatcacatgcagtttggggcaaaaaccatgcagttttttgcatgaggtagaaatgtgttgtttttgcctattctaaaaatggtttgaatatttctgcatatttgGGTCCCTAAACaatcttggaattacataaattgggtatcactgtaatgCTGAGACTCCTCTGGATTCAATGAGcctaactgtattcatgtgtgatgatgttagtcccaatagcagccatttcattatagtgagaccattttttgtaatttgatctccctgtataaaatgacctgtggtgacctctaggataatcacagcctcatgaaactttacagccacagacTACAGATCTAgaccattcagaggatggatggctttcctagctagattgacaaaaagggggtttctgagcagtttccagaacggaagtgctcaccatccaatcactgaaaaatgcagttcttgcagaaatctcaaaatattaaaaggttttgataccaaatcacagcatggctttttctatggtgttcctcaaggtcttggtgtcttaatgtggtaatttggagggatttttgaccatttttatcaattctcgcgtcgtaaaaaaaggttaaattttgcaccaaatctgtgtaaaaaaatggtatcaaccccaaaattgctgcaataaCTTATGAaacataacagagcatgggaatggccatcatatacttcagtcataatgttcttagcccttatacacttttacaatttattttaaataattgattaattgattaattaattaattatttaattcatttaattatttccaatttatgactagaacaacttgacacacagtgctgagctgcatctcaaattaatcttcaggttcccagctttcagatgatgtacaccacttctatgtgacatatactgctgacccctaaagaccccctgtacccctctaaaaaagacaaaaacaggccTATTGTCGGTCTCAGAGGGTAAATGAATTTATGCACTGCTCGTTGTGCATTAGAGACAAATTAATCCATTTCCTGCACTGCATTGTGTTTATGTAAGATTGCTATTACAGTGAATAACTCTGTGAGAGTCGGGTCTGAAGTACATTTTAATGGCTTCAGAAGTGCGTTATGATAGGGACACTGTTGGTTTTCTTAGGGAAACATGTCTCTAAACGTGTTCCTAATAAAGATTCAAGAGACATCCATAAAAccatatgtatgttttatttgacCTGTTATgttcagagaaaaacaaatactgGTACTATTTACAATCTGAGTTATCAGCAATacaagacatactgtatttacattAATTATTTTACAGCAACCATGCTGATTTAGATCTCACCACGTGTACATTCAAGATACAGATGTTTGCATATGTTTGTAACAAGAGGACAGCTGTAGTTTATTGCATGTGATGAAATAGTTACATAAATTTataattacatttcataaaATTGATTAAAGCTCGATTATCTTTTTGAGAAGGCGTATCGTCAAAGATTGATTTGAGGAAGGGTGATTTGGTCCCATTACAACAGtattacatccactgcaaaTCTAATAATGAATCATCGTTGGAATCATTTACATTTGCGCAAATGACTGTCCACCTTTCTACAAAGTCTATTTTTAAGGGGAGCAGTGCTTTTGAAAGTAGTATTTTATACTGATGTATTCAGTGTAGAGGAAAAGTTTGATGAACGTGAAGACTCAGTGGTGGCTGTTTTCCTAATTCTCCACTGCTTGAAGAGCTCACAAACTTTTTTACGGAAGTTCTTCCCTACAATGACGTAGAGGACGGGGTTGAGGACGCTGTTGAAGAAGGCTAGGTAGACGAAGAACTGAGTGCAGATATCTAGGACGAACTCGAGGTGACACCCTCCCAGGACGTCAGCTTTTACGAGCCCGTTCAGCATGGTGACCACGTGGAATGGCACCCAACAGATGAGGAACGCCAGGAGGACCGCCAGCATCAGAGTGGTGGCCTTCTGCTCCGTTCTCTCAGTATTGAACCTCTCTATCGTATGGATCTTCAAAGCCTGAATAATCTTGACTGTGCAGAATGAGATGATTGAAATGGGGATTATCAAGCCAAAAACGAACAACATCCCATCAAAGACCAGCTGCACAGTGTGGTTTGGGTAGTCCAGAAAACAGTAAGTAATATTATCAGGACGATTATCCACTTCCCTAAAGACGAATGTGGGGACACTCAGGAGCAAGCCAAAACCCCACATCAGCAGACAGCCCAGTTTGGCATATTTTGGCCTACGCATTCTACCATGGGACAGCGGGTGCACCAGTGCCACATAGCGATCTACACTAACCAGAATGAGGAAGTAGATGCTGCTGTAAGCGTTCATCTTAATGCCCATGCTGACGAATTTGCACAGGAACACACCAAAAGGCCAATTGAAACCGTTGGATACGTTGACGGCCCAGAAAGGCAAAAAGGACACCAGGACGAGGTCAGCAGCAGCCAAGTTGCTCAAGTAGATCTCGGCCACGGTGCAGGCCTTCTTGTGGAAGCAGAAAACCATCAGGACAAACACGTTGAACATGATTCCCAGCACGGCGATGAGCAGGATATAAACCGGCTGTCCGATGTAGAGCCATTCCCAGTCGTGCATATCAGGGCAATCTGTGCCATCGgtgttgttttggtctccataTAAAGCTGTGGTGTTGAGGTCTGGGACACTGTGGAGAACATAAAACAAAGACAGTTAAACATTATcatggcaacaaaaacactttttcgaGTCAGATGGGAAGATCGATACCTCTCTCATGACTGAAAAAGGTGGGAAACAACTGCagtagcctggctctgtccaaagataaCAAAATCCAACTGGGTTCAACTGAGTGATTTGTTGTCGGGGAAATACGGTCATCCCCTGAGTTGGCCTTAATGTTTCCACAGGTGCAGAGATGAACACAACAGCTTGTACAGCTCTTTCCATTACTTTCAAACTGTGtgaacatccatccatccatctatccatccattatctgtggccgcttatcctattcagggtcgcgagggtgctggagccgatcccagctgacattgggcgaaggcggggtacaccctggacaggtcgccagactatcacagggctgacacattgagacagacaaccattgacgctcacattcacacctacgggcaatttaaaGTCAACATTGTCTTTGGACTGTGTGGAGGAAATCGGAGAACCGGAGAAAACCCAccagaacatgcaaactccacacagaagggccccaagccctgcgaccctcttgctgtgaagcaacagtgctaaccactgcaccaccttGCAGCCCTGTGCGAACATGAACATGACTGTAGTAATTGAGCTTCTACAGACGGTTCATCATAAGCCTGTGAGCTCTCTAACTTCGTCATAAAACAGAACAGCCTATTTAAATGTCCATCtccacactatatatatatatatatatatgtaactGCTATTAGGACTACTAATTGCTGCATTGCAACCTTTACAtgcaccaccagcagccctgCCTCTTCCCATAATTTGATTAGTACTTCCCTTGTACCTGCGTCTAAATCACGTAGAACAGTAGTCACCATGTTACAATAATGAGCAACATGCTTGGCCCTGTTCACCTTAATGTCCCTAAGGGCATTTGACTTTGCCTTGCACAATATGAGATATCATCTTAGTCGTTCGGGAATCTGTTTTGCACTGAACCGTTAAGTCAAAGTCAatcatatttttaaatgatagGCACATGAGAATGTTTCTGAATGTATTAAGAATCAAGAACAATCAAGAACAATCAATAGAGCTGCAATTTAAGATTATAGGTCTACACCAAATGTATCACAGAGgagtttgtttttataactgtacTATAAGTAGAAGATATCAGCTCTGTTTCAGTGAATGCATAAGCAACTGTTGCAAATACGTACTTACAATAACCAAATGtttgttataaaatgttttctttaatgtatctTCTTATAATTGGGGCAAAACTGAGCTCATATATGATCCACCGCAATCAATGTCgttttcattcaattttccATTCCATCGATTACTGATATTTTTGTGTATCAGCATAGtacaataaaagcatttaaCCAAAATTGACATAGCAAAAACAAATGGGGGCACACTAACATTAAACATGTTGAGAGGAATTTATGAGCTGGTAAAAGACAAGTCTCTACTGGTAGATTCTATTCAAGTTTTCTATCTCCTAGtatgttttgttgtatttaacTGTATTGTTCACTGTTGTGTATCAATATATTCTTTTACCCAACACATCTTGACGTAAAATACATCTGAGGACatgcaaatatattttgaaCAAGTTTCTGTACATAGTTATTGACACAAAAAGATTATAAAGCACAACACCACTGTTTCAATTCTCAATGTTAAAGAGGAGGAaatgtatcaatgctaatgtaAAATGTTTCACAATATATAAACGAAAGGAAACTCAAACATACCTTGTTGGTTGAAGAGACATTCCTCCTgagtaagtccagatgtgaaCCGTCCAGATGCCTGACTACACTGCTCCAGTAACACTCCCTTACTCTCCTCAGTCTGACTCTGACTCGCCCCCTTCTACGGTAGGGAACTGCAATTAAATGGATGTCAGCCAACTTCAATCtgtatgctctctctctctctctctctgtctctctctctctctctctctctctctctctcctgtttgTCCCCTGCACCTCGTTTCAAATAAATATCTCATTACAAAAAGGTCTTAAATGTGAGCATAGTGATGTTATATCCTCAGCATTAAAGTGGAGCAGATGTGTGCTTGGACTATGATGAAAGCcacttaaccctctgagacccgcaggATCGCGGATGAtcccaaccgactttactgtctttcagaggctgtagcaagTTCAGTTTTAGTGCTAGAGTGAAGGGAATGATATCAAatggaactagaaaaccgaaggaatccattagtaacAACCATGCTAGCAGTCATGCCatcttgtcaggaaggaggataaataacgctagAAATTtgggcaaaattttggcaaggttAAAATGGcatgatcattttcaaaggggtctcttgacctctgacctccagatatgtgactgtaaatgggttctatgggtacccacaagtctcccctttacagacatgctcactttatgataatcacatgcagtttggggcaaaaaccatgcagttttttgaatgcggtataaatgtgttgtttttgcctattctagaaaaggtttgaatatttctacatatttGGGAccttaaacagtcttggaattacataaattggatatCACTGTAATGCTGAGACTCTAgtggattcaatgagcccaactgtattcatgtgtgatgatgttagtccccatagtagcaatttcattatagtgagaacatttttttgtaatttgacctcactgtataaaatgacctgtggtcacctctaggataatcacagcctcatgaaactttacagccacaaactagagatctagagcattcagagaatggatggctttcctagctagattgacaataagggggtttctgagcagtttccagaacggaagtgctcaccatccaatcactgaaaaatgcagttcttgcagaaatctcaaaatattaaaaggttttgataccaaatcacagcatggctgtttctatggtgttcctcaaggtcttggtgtcttattgtggtattttggagggatttttgataatttttatcaattctcgtgtcgtaaaaaaaggtaaaattttgcaccaaatctgtgtaaaaaaatggtatcaaccccaaaattgctgaaTAACTTATGAaacataacagagcatgggaatggccatcatatacttcagtcataatgttcttagcccttatacatgtttacaatttattttaaataattaattatttgattaattagttaattgattaattgattaattcattcattcattcaattatttccaatttatgactagaacaacttgacacacagcgctgagctgcttctcaaattaatcttcaggttcccagctttcagatgatgtacaccacttctatgtgacatatactgctgacccctaaagatcccctgtatccccctaaaaaagacaaaaacaggccTATTGTCGGTCTCAGAGGGTAAATGAATTTATGCACTGCTCGTTGTGCATTAGAGACAAATGAATCCATTTCCTGCACTGCATTGTGTTTATGTAAGATTGCTATTACAGTGAATAACTCTGTGAGAGTCGGGTCTGAAGTACATTTTAATGGCTTCAGAAGTGCGTTATGATAGGGACACTGTTGGTTGATTACTCAGGCAAACATGTCTCTAAACGTGTTCCTAATAAAGATTCAAGAGACATCCATAAAAccatatgtatgttttatttgacCTGTTATgttcagagaaaaacaaatactgGTACTATTTACAATCTGAGTTATCAGCAATGtaagacatactgtatttacattAATTATTTTACAGCAACCAGGCTGATTTAGATCTCACCACCTGTACATTCAAGATACAGATGTTTGCATATGTTTGTAACAAGAGGAAAGCTGTAGTTTATTGCATGTGATGAAACagttacatacatatataactaCATTACATAAAATTGATTAAAGCTCGATTATCTTTTTGAGAAGGCGTATCGTCAAAGATTGATTTGAGGAAGGGTGATTTGGTCCCATTACAACACAATTACATCCACTGCAAATCTAATAATGAATCATCATTGGAATCATTTACATTTGCGCAAATGACTGTCCACCTTTCTACAAAGTCTATTTTTAAGGGGAGCAGTGCTTTTGAAAGTAGTATTTTATAAAAACGTCTTCAGTGTAGAGGACAGCTTTGATGAACGTGAGGACTCAGAGGTGGCTGGTTTCCTAATTTTCCGCTGCTTGAAGAGCTCATAAACTTTTTTACGGAAGTTCTTCCCTACAATGACGTAGAGGATGGGGTTGAGGACACTGTTGAAGATGGCTAGGTAGGTGAAGATCTGATTACAGATGTCTAGGACGGACTCGAGGTTACACCCTCCCAGGACGTCAGCTTTTACGAGCCCGTTCAGCATGGTGACCACGTGGAATGGCACCCAACAGATGAGGAACGCCAGGAGGACCGCCAGCATCAGAGTGGTGGCCTTCTGCTCCGTTCTCTCAGTATTGAACCTCTCTATCGTATGGATCTTCAAAGCCTGAATAATCTTGACTGTGCAGAATGAGATGATTGAAATGGGGATTATCAAGCCAAAAACGAACAACATCCCATCAAAGACCAGCTGCACAGTGTGGTTTGGGTAGTCCAGAAAACAGTAAGTAATATTATCAGGACGATTATCCACTTCCCTAAAGACGAATGTGGGGACACTCAGGAGCAAGCCAAAACCCCACATCAGCAGACAGCCCAGTTTGGCATATTTTGGCCTACGCATTCTACCATGGGACAGCGGGTGCACCAGTGCCACATAGCGATCTACACTAACCAGAATGAGGAAGTAGATGCTGCTGTAAGCGTTCATCTTAATGCCCATGCTGACGAATTTGCACAGGAACACACCAAAAGGCCAATTGAAACCGTTGGATACGTTGACGGCCCAGAAAGGCAAAAAGGACACCAGGACGAGGTCAGCAGCAGCCAAGTTGCTCAAGTAGATCTCGGCCACGGTGCAGGCCTTCTTGTGGAAGCAGAAAACCATCAGGACAAACACGTTGAACATGATTCCCAGCACGGCGATGAGCAGgatatatgatataaaatatgatttgccGGTGTGAAGCCACTCCGAGTCGTACATATCAGAGCAATCTGTGCCATTGgtgttgttttggtctccataTAAAGCTGTGGTGTTGAAGTCTGGGACGCTGTGGAGAACATAAAACAAAGACAGTTAAACATTATcatggcaacaaaaacacttttcgAGTCAGATgggaagatcgataccactctcatgacTGAAAAAGGTGGGAAACAACTGCAGTACCCTAGCTCTGTCTTGTACAGCTCTTTTCATTACTTTCAAACTGTGtgaacatccatccatccatctatccatccattatctgtggccgcttatcctattcagggtcgcgagggtgctggagccgatcccagctgacattgggcgaaggcggtgtacaccctggacaggtcgccagactatcacagggctgacacattgagacagacaaccattgacgctcacattcacacctacgggcaatttaaaGTCAACATTGTCTTTGGACTGTGTGGAGGAAATCGGAGAACCGGAGAAAACCCAccagaacatgcaaactccacacagaagggccccaagtcctgcgaccctcttgctgtgaagcaacagtgctaaccactgcaccaccttGCAGCCCCGTGCGAACATGAACATGACTGTAGTAATTGAGCTTCTACAGACGGTTCATCATAAGCCTGTGAGCTCTCTAACTTCGTCATAAAACAGAGCAGACTATTTAAATGTCCATCtccacactatatatatatatatatgtaactGCTATTAGGACTACTAATTGCTGCAATGCAACCTTTACAtgcaccaccagcagccctgCCTCTTCCCATAATTTGATTAGTACTTCCCTTGTACCTGCGTCTAAATCACGTAGAACAGTAGTCACCATGTTACAATAATGAGCAACATGCTTGGTCCTGTTCACCTTAATGTCCGTAAGGGCATTTGACTTTGCCTTGCACAATATGAGATATCATCTTAGTCGTCCGGGAATCTGTTTTGCACTGAACTGTTAAGTCAAAGTCAatcatatttttaaatgataagCACATGAGAATGTTTCTGAATGTATTAAGAATCAAGAACAATCAATAGAGCTGCAATTTAAGATTATAGGTCTACACCAAATGTGTCACAGAGgagtttgtttttataactgtacTATAAGTAGAAGATATCAGCTCTGTTTCAGTGAATGCATAAGCAACTGTTGCAAATACGTACTTACAATAACCAAATGtttgttataaaatgttttctttaatgtatctTCTTATAATTGGGGCAAAACTGAGCTCATATATGATCCACCGCAATCAATGTCgttttcattcaattttccATTCCATCGATTACTGATATTTTTGTGTATCAGCATAGtacaataaaagcatttaaCCAAAATTGACATAGCAAAAACAAATGGGGGCACACTAACATTAAACATGTTGAGAGGAATTTATGAGATGGTAAAAGACAAGTCTCTACTGGTAGATTCTATTCAGGTTTTCCATCTCCTAGtatgttttgttgtatttaacTGTATTGTTCACTGTTGTGTATCAATATATTCTTTTACCCAACACATCTTGACGTAAAATACATCTGAGGACatgcaaatatattttgaaCAAGTTTCTGTACAtaaacattagcattagcattgtaacaacagaaaaaaataatccaccaaacacaaattttaaaactttttttttagtttagtttagtttagttattgacataaaaatgattataaaaCACAACACTACTGTTTCAATTCTCAATGTTAAAGAGGAGATaatgtatcaatgctaatgtgaaatgtttcacaatatataaacaaaagGAAACTCATACATACCTTGTCGGTTGAAGAGTCATTCCTCCTGAGTAAGTCCGGATGTGAACCGTCCAGATGCCTGACTATACTGCTCCAGTAACACTCGCTTACTCTCCTCAGTCTGACTCTGACTCGCCCTCTTATATGGAACTGCAATTAAATGGATGTCAACCAACTTCATCTGtatgctctctttctctctctctctctctctctctctttctctttctctctctctcctgtttgTCTCCTGCCCTCCTCTGAAGATCACACACATGTCTATGTGTTTGTGATCTGGCATAGTTAGTGTTTATTTGCTTGATGTTTTATCATTGGATAAAGATTTTCCAGTATGCAGCCACTTGAGCTGGAAGTTAAAGTTTTAAAATGGGTGGGTGACGTCTTAGTCTAAATACACTGCGGGTATTATAGAGAATTTAAGCAGAAGCCACATTTTTGAGGAATTATTGGATATTATGTgggaaataataatgatattcaCAATCGTTTCAAATAAATATCTCATTACAAAAACGACTTACGTGTGAGCATAGTGATGTTATATCCTCAGCATTGAAGTGGAGCAGATGTTTGCTTGGACTTTGATGAAagccacttaaagggactatttgtaactttttaagcgtataaatgtagcgggtcgccacacatgcgcgctcacatatgcgcgttcgcgtgtggccgctgcctctcctcctctgcctgcctgccttcactcagagagcgtgcgcgttctcagctcgctccacctctagacgtgaacgcgcgctcactccacactgcagaagagttagtttagctctgagaatatctagtgaatgtacagtggacgtttgtgcagaaataactgctgcagctccttcagatcaacagaggtttcccgtgtcttgtgaagtgacggagctcctcagctagtaacgttatcgtctcgttaccgaccgggtgcctgTGTCTACCTGCTCTCTCTGGCTGCGggcagagagagcagggagacacgctgcagagccccgctgcatcagcctgcgctgaggcagtaaAAGCTAACACtgagatcagatctaaatcatgttcatggagagaccttcgtctggtcagcgaacattactgccaagcagctgaaatatagagtgatattgtggttttagctgacgtgtgtcgcctcactgttttgagcgatgctcgttcaggtatatttagagcgagcaagcgcaagc from Sebastes umbrosus isolate fSebUmb1 chromosome 16, fSebUmb1.pri, whole genome shotgun sequence includes:
- the LOC119475012 gene encoding B2 bradykinin receptor-like isoform X1, which translates into the protein MSLQPTSVPDLNTTALYGDQNNTDGTDCPDMHDWEWLYIGQPVYILLIAVLGIMFNVFVLMVFCFHKKACTVAEIYLSNLAAADLVLVSFLPFWAVNVSNGFNWPFGVFLCKFVSMGIKMNAYSSIYFLILVSVDRYVALVHPLSHGRMRRPKYAKLGCLLMWGFGLLLSVPTFVFREVDNRPDNITYCFLDYPNHTVQLVFDGMLFVFGLIIPISIISFCTVKIIQALKIHTIERFNTERTEQKATTLMLAVLLAFLICWVPFHVVTMLNGLVKADVLGGCHLEFVLDICTQFFVYLAFFNSVLNPVLYVIVGKNFRKKVCELFKQWRIRKTATTESSRSSNFSSTLNTSV
- the LOC119475013 gene encoding B2 bradykinin receptor-like; this translates as MYDSEWLYIGQPVYILLIAVLGIMFNVFVLMVFCFHKKACTVAEIYLSNLAAADLVLVSFLPFWAVNVSNGFNWPFGVFLCKFVSMGIKMNAYSSIYFLILVSVDRYVALVHPLSHGRMRRPKYAKLGCLLMWGFGLLLSVPTFVFREVDNRPDNITYCFLDYPNHTVQLVFDGMLFVFGLIIPISIISFCTVKIIQALKIHTIERFNTERTEQKATTLMLAVLLAFLICWVPFHVVTMLNGLVKADVLGGCNLESVLDICNQIFTYLAIFNSVLNPILYVIVGKNFRKKVYELFKQRKIRKPATSESSRSSKLSSTLKTFL